In Trichomycterus rosablanca isolate fTriRos1 chromosome 25, fTriRos1.hap1, whole genome shotgun sequence, the sequence CAGTCCAGCACAAGCTGTTACACAGTCATGCACACGCCTTGTtgccaatccaccctctgcatgtCTTTGTGAGGCAGGAGGAAAACTTATCATCATTAACAGAATGTCTGCTTGGCTAGATGTGCCATTTTAAGCAGTCAGTTCATTTTTTGGGCATGTTTTGGGGGTGGGAGAACCAGGATCCTCACAGAAAACCCAGCCAGACACCAGTTACTGTAGGTGACTATATCTCAAGGTAATCATGTAGTGTGCTCTGCTCTTTGTATTTATGCTTTTTTCCTTTcacttttctctctttttgtaTCTCTGCATCTTTATGTTAGGGTGCATATCGCATGTTCACCAACAGCTCATGCCTGAAACACATGATCCTAAAGATCCGGCGGGATGCTCGCAACTTCGAGCGCTACCAGCACAACCGTGACCTTGTTGCCTTCCTGAACCGCTTCGCCGACTCCCACATGGAGCTGCCCAGGGGCTGGGAGATCAAATCGGATCCTCAGGGAAAGGTATTTAGCATTTACACACCTGGTTTACTTCAGAtccgggtttaaatctcagcagtccTTTCGGTCAGtggggcgtctacacagacatgattggctcctgcctggtgtccagtgtttccagggcCTGccgtgaccctaaccaggacaaagcgattgatgaaaatgaaattttgacatttatttcCTGTCTTGCTCtctgtctgtgtcactgcagtcgtTCTTTGTGGATCACAACAGCCGCGCTACGACATTCATCGACCCCAGAATCCCTCTGCAGAACGGCAGACTGCCCAACCACCTCACCCACCGGCAACATCTGCAAAGACTGCGCAGCTACAGCGCAGGagaggtcagtgtgtgtgtgtgtgtgggtgtgttaatacatacagtatgttccTCATGGAATAAGTTCTTTCAGAAGTgtgtacagtaatccctcgctatatcgcgcttcgacttttgcggcttcactctatcgcggattttatttgcaagcatgtctaaatatatatcgccgatttttcgctggttcgcggatttctgcagacaaggggtgtgtttgaaaagctagctctctctctacatagacgcattttacgtcaacCTGCGCGCGCTCCCGAttaggaggctgttccaaatcctagatgccttaatatcctcacttcttaacgtttcaacgttattttcactcaaaaacgagtgagcatccgacgctgccttagtgatcaagacaatcccagaattcattgcgggtcaggTGCTCCTCTCTCgctgaaaaataaacatggctgacggtacGGACAgacgaatggagttcttttcaaacgtaaataaaatattactgatttttaacttgtataaacttgtaccgagtgtttttatttgcaagttcgggcttgtcaggaaatgtaaccgttatcggtacatgaagagagatgttatattgacgttagcatgctgtgctacctcaatccattggttttaatgacaagatgctaaatgctaaagccgatggaatcgggttataaaaataaccatataaacacgtTTTTACTttgcggattttcacctttcgcggagggttctggaacgcaacccccacgatcgaggagggattactgtacatatacagtatatatatgaaattttgTATGGCATCTCTCCAAGAGAGGTAGTCGCAGCAGTAGAGAAAAATAGAAGcagtaaaataatgataataataaaataaaaataaaaataattcaataataaaaatatacaatatctggacacctgacacaCAACCTATTCCACATCCATGTGCCTTAATATGGAGCTCCCACAACTAAAACAGCTTCCACTTCCACATTGTTGGAAAGGCTTTCCTTAAGATTTTGGAATGTGCCTGCGGGAATCTGTGACTGTTCAGTCAAAACTGCACCAGGTACGATGTCAGGCACTGATCCTGGATGAGAAGGACTTGCAATGAACTGTATGGCTTGTATGTAATTATGATTGTGCTTGAATAAAAAGGGCAGGTTTTACTGAACCCTTTAAAACAATAACAGGACATTTGTCCTGAGGTGAGCAAGCTGTACATCGCTATGGGTTTATAGGCTGCCGTGTAAGGAAAGGAACCTCTGCTTTAAAATTGGCAATTTTTGTTATCTAAACAGgtataaggtgacagtttgggttttcatgcTAACCCtcggcaagagaccactgttccacgtttTTATTAATTGGTACAGTCATAATAAGCTTGTACGTGGGCACAAAGAAGTCACCAGCTCTCGTTACTTAATAAGAATAAACTTAGGAAAGAACTCAAATTAGTAAGTTATAAGACATATGCATCCCATACAAGCGTATTTAACCCTTTAACTGCAGTTATTGCATACAGTCAGTGaatagtttgggttttttttggcaGGCGTCTGAGGTGTCACGCACTCGTGGAGTGTCACTGTTAGCGAGACCCGGCAACAGCTTAGTAGCCGCCGTTCGAAACCAAAGCCAACAGGAGCCAGTTCCACTCGGTAAGTGTGTCAGTTTTATTTGGATATCATCTGTTAAATCCATGTATAACCTGCATCACTGTGAAGTGTGTCTTCTTGTGTGTCTATGACAGCTTACAATGATAAGATCGTAGCATTTCTACGTCAGCCAAACATCTTTGAGGTGCTTCAGGAGAGACAGCCGAGTCTGGCCAGGAACCACTCACTGAAGTACTGCATTTTTACCCTATCATCACGTCAGTATTACACGGTTTTATCAGGCGTATGTGTGCATGCTGAAAGTGTTTGTGGGTTTTCAGGGAGAAGGTGCTTCACATTCGTACAGAGGGCACAGCCAGACTGGAAAAGCTGTCCTGTGATGCTGACCTGGTCATGCTGTTGAGGTGAGCCATCTTCTGGTCTTTCTGGACCTGcttattaactttttttattacagttgGCAATCGATTGCAATAAAATTGAGCACAGATAATAAATGTAACAGAAACAGGCTTATCATTGAATTCAGTTCTTTTTAtgtcgtgtttgtgtgtgttcctgCAGTTTGTTCGAGGAGGAGATCATGTCTTACGTTCCTCTTGCTGCATTTCATCCTGGATTTGCATTCTCACCTCGCTGCTCCCCCGGCTCCTCTCCCCAAAATTCTCCAGGTGGGTCCCATACTGGTATCCCACACTcaccttgtaaaaaaaaacaacctaaTGTGCATTACACTCATTCCTGTCCTTCACGGACTATGTACTGTGGAAATGACTGTAAAACTGAAGCCACATTCTGTATTGTCATGTCTTGGACATTGGAGCTGTAAATTCCCAAACATGTGAGTCAGAAGTTAAGGGGTTTTATAGGGCATCATAACACCTATAAAAGCCCTTATAACAACTGTCATAAAGCTACATACACTTTTCTAGAGGCATTTTCATATGCTGTCACTTGTCATTGTCATTTACATAGTTTCTTTAAAGTTTTGTTCTTTCATCAagtgatttatcctggtcagcgtTACAGCAGCTTCAGGTTTACTGGGCAACACTTTTTGTATAGCACCAGTCCATCCTAGGACTTCGGTCATCCAGCAccaccagacatagccaatcaggtCTGTGTAGACATGATTTCCCATTCAGCCAAAAGCAGcggtgagattcgaacctggatctcggaggtggtgggctagcgtaatatgCCGCTGTGTCATCAGAACGCCTTTTAAGGTTCTGTGTGTTATGGAACATTTTTGACTGATCCTGTAtataggggtcaccacagtgaaTCTGGTCCACCTCACTTTTTACACTGAatacccttcctgacacaaccctcctatgtCTATCCGGGCCTGGGTTCTGCACTTAGAGCGCACTGAGAAGAGCACCTCTCTCATTGGCTAGCCTGTTTATTATATAAATGGCCATATAAGGTATTACACTGTATAATATCCAGTGTATGTGTGCTGCTGTGTATTATGTGTTCATTAGGAACCCAGAGAGCTCGAGCTCCAGCACCATATCGCAGAGACTTTGAGGCCAAACTTCGCAACTTTTACAGGAAACTGGAAGCCAAGGGCTACGGACAAGGACCGGGCAAAATCAAGTGAGTCGGCTGTCACATTTATGTAGTTTATCCATGAAAATGCCAAGAATTTGggatttaattttataaaaatgGACGTTTTTGTCTGTTTCAGATTAATAGTGCGGAGAGATCACCTGCTGGAGGGAACGTTCAACCAGGTCATGGCCTACTCACGCAAAGAGCTCCAGCGAAACAAACTCTACATCACGTTTGTCGGCGAGGAAGGGTATGTCCTGTATCACGCACTGTTCAAATAAATATGTGATTTGGGGTTGACCAAGTGTCagatgtggacacccctcctaattgtTGAATTTAGGCACCTTAGCCATGCTTATTACTAACAAAGGTGTAAAAACAATCATATAGAATAAATCATTTCTACTTTTTTGTTAAAATATAGGAATGGTCCACTCCATCAGAACTGTGCACATGTGCACCAAATACAGTCCATAAAATCATGGTTTGATAAGTTTAATTTAAACAAACTTAACGGGCACAGACGGACTCCAAAACCTTGTCGAAAGCCTCATCATTTTCAGCCACTAATTTCTAATATTCAGTAAATTTTTAGTGCGTAGATTCACAATTTTGActaattttcatcaaccacttcatcctggtcaaggtcgcagtgggtctgattccacctggaaacactgggcgcaagtcAGATGGATAGggaaccaatccatcacagggcttctgcCATCCGCTTCTCAGATACAGCcgatcacgtctgtgtagacatcCAGCTagccagtagcactgctgagattcagccGAGCCATTCAGAGGTTTACTTGTTAGTGCGCTCTCAGTTCTGGTCCAAAGTCCAGATAAATtaaggagggttgtatcaggaagggcatccggcgtaaaaatggCCAAATAAGGTATTCGACCCAGAATGAGTTGCTGTAGTAAATCACAGGATAATAAAAGTTACTATATTTGTGTTTTCCAACTGTACATGGTAAGAATTTTCGCCTAGATGTGCTAATCCTGCTGAACAATGCACCATTAAGTAAACCACATTGAACTGAACATTACCCACGCTAACTGCACTCTTCAGTTTTAATATACCACCATGGTTTTCATGTCTGTCTCACTTGACTCACGATGATTTAATCATAATCTAACATTTTAttcagttctcttgtccttctGTCCAGTCTGGATTACAGCGGACCTTCTCGGGAATTCTTCTTCCTGCTCTCTCAGGAGCTCTTTAACCCCTACTATGGTCTGTTCGAGTACTCTGCTAATGACACCTACACAGTCCAGATCAGCCCCATGTCTGCCTTCGTGGAAAACCATTTGGAATGGTGAGACTCTCTGTACTGCTTGGTTTCCACCTTAAAGTTGcccggtcagggtcacggtgggtccggcattaccttacattttacatttacggcatatAGTgaacgctttttatccaaagtgacttacaattattactGAGCAAAatttgggttaagggccttgctctggagtccaacaggggcaacctggtggtggtggggcttgaacctttaaccttccgattactagtccagtaccttaaccactaagcttaaCCAATAAGCCACCACTACCATATTACCTGGAAATATGGACATGGCAttaggcaggaatacaccctatTTAGGGtgtcacactcacacattctggCAATTTTGAGCAGCCGGTCCACCTATTGGTATTTTTCGGAGGGGCATGAGGAGACACGCAGATACAATACACAGAGACTAATTAAAAAGGAGGGTGTTGGTTGAGTAGCACCCACCCTACCAGCTGCACCAACATGCCACCAGAATATGAGGTACAGTTCGTTTAAACATCCAAACCCAATCCAAACTGTGGCTGAATTGTGGGTGATGTGCTGCCCTCGTGTGGTTTGAAAAATAAATGTCCAAACTGAGCAGATACTTTGCTACTAGTATTTTTAAACAAGTTTGTGTCCAatcttttttacactttttactgGAAATAAATAACCTGATTAAGCTCTGATTTTGTAACGTTTCTGTGGGTGTTTGTGTCCTCAGGTTCCGATTCAGCGGGCGTATTTTAGGCCTGGTGCTAATTCATCAGTACCTGCTGGATGCCTTCTTCACTCGGCCCTTTTATAAAGCTCTGCTCAGACTGTAAGTCCAAACTGGTCTTAACATCTACGCGTAAATATAAACGGCTGTTTGAGGGCTGTAATAATGTACATGTTATGTTCAGAGCCACTGACCTCAGTGATCTGGAGTATTTGGATGAGGAGTTTCACCAGAGCTTGCAGTGGATGAAGGACAATGACATCACAGACGTCCTGGATCTGAACTTCACCGTTAATGAAGAGGTGTTTGGTCAGGTGTGTAAAACAATTTGGATATACTGAATTCCACTGTGCACTTTGGGGACCTCTGTCGGCTACATAACACCCTTGCTGGCCCGAGGAGGAGTTGCTCTAGTGACTAAGACTAAAACTCAGAAGCTCAACCTCTCCACAGTGGTGGACAAGTGTATTAGATTGTTGCACTATACCAGAgggaattaatgaattaattattccTGCCGTCGCCTCAGCAGATCATTCGTCCACATATTTgaattggcacagtttttacgctggaTGTCATTCCTGGCACAACCCctctatttatccaggcttgggaccagcactgcgggtgcactgatgtgtgaTTTTTTGAAGTTAGCCCAGCCTTTCTGTCCATGTGGCTTGTTCAGAGTGTCATTTCCTTCTCTGTTAGGTAACAGAGAGAGAGCTGAAATCAGGGGGTGCCAACGTGCAGGTAACCGAGAAGAATAAGAAAGAATACATCGAACGTATGGTGAAGTGGAGGGTGGAGCGAGGAGTCGTTCAACAGACCCAGGCTCTGGTCCGAGGCTTTTATGAGGTATACTGTCACTTTCTGTCGTTTCTTCCTCTCTTGATTTTGATCATCACGCTGATATTTGCATTATTTACATATAGACTGATTTACTTCTTAAGGATTTTATGCAAACATGCTTGAAATATCTGCAAATattggaaagaaaaaaaaaacggtaattGATATTATAGAAATTATAGTATATTTGTAGTATAGTTTTGTCAGCTACTCTGCAGTTATACAAGATTGTTTTGCACACAATAAAACAAGGGTTTCTGTAACATTAGGAGTTGTGTTGTTCTGCGTTGAGGTGGTAGGCTCCGAGACTTTAGGGCAAATGCATGTGTGGTGCCCAGTGTAACTGGTCTGTGTGATTTTGTATTAAAGGTGGTCGATTCTCGGCTAGTATCTGTGTTTGATGCCAGAGAGCTGGAGCTGGTTATTGCTGGGACAGCTGAGATTGACCTTAATGACTGGAGAACCAACACTGAATACAGGGGAGGTGAGATTACATGCATTACACCTGTTAATATATAgtgtttgaaatgggatgtccaaacaGCTCATGAttaggtgtctaaatacttttgcccatatagtgtatttgctTTCATTTGCTCTGTTTAGGTTACCACGATGGGCACATCGTGATCCGGTGGTTCTGGGGAGTGGTGGAGCGTTTTAATAATGAGCAGAGGTTACGGCTGCTGCAGTTCGTAACGGGAACCTCTAGCGTGCCGTACGAGGGCTTCACAGCGCTGCGGGGGAGCAACGGACTCCGGCGCTTCTGCATCGAGAAGTGGGGCAAGATCACCTCTCTGCCCAGGTAGGTTCAAAAACTTACTCCACATGATGCGTTTATGTGACTTGTCATCAACATAGAGTAAATAAGCAAACTGGTGGGTGTGGCGATGGAGTTCAGTTCTGAGACAGAACATGGCTAGATCTATCCCAAAAACCCCAGAAAAACCAGATTGTACTAGGTGGAGTAGTAATTTAATAATCTTTTAAGCAGAACAGTAATTGTAGTGTAATTATCTGCTTACTTTTAAAATTGGGTTATAATTGTGGGTCATTTTAGAATCATGCATGCAGTAGCCAAACGCTTCCGTTCACCTACCccgttcacacagggatcagttaGTAATGCCATCAACCTCAAGTACCACTCCAGCGCCCCATTACATGTTTTAATCACTACGACTAAAGCTAGGGTGGGGTCTGCCAAACCAGCAGTAAAACACCTCCAGCAATGTTACTGAATGCAACTGCCTGGttttcatttatccatctaaaTTAAGTTACTTTTAATCACCCGTTGAGgttgattttattcattactgTATCATTTGTTACAGATTATGGTTTGGCCATTTTTTTCCAGGTTAGATTAAACCTGTTTCTATTTTCAATATAATGTCTGTGTGTTTCTGGATGAAAGTATTTGTTCATATACATTCATTTGCTTATTCTTATACCTGTATGCCTGTAAAGCATTTGCCCACCAGAGGTAGCGAGTAACGAACTTCAGAACAGACTTGCCAAGTCCATATTCATTTTTACTTGTAAGAATCTAAGAActtatgtttgttgttttgttttgtcatacagttatttattattttgtctgCCTCAGTTTTTCCTGATAGAATTAATTTCATATAATATGATCTGTTTCAGGGCTCACACGTGCTTCAATCGCCTGGATCTTCCTCCTTATCCGTCCTACACTATGCTCTACGAGAAACTCCTCATCGCTGTGGAGGAGACCAGCACTTTCGGGCTAGAGTGAACACCACTCTCACACCATCTCCTCTCTTTGTCTTCACTATGTATTATGTATGGTTCTATAGGATGGACAGCATTCTCTTTTTATCAGTCTCTATATTACGCTTAATTATCAAGGGCGCCGTTGCATGCATAACTCACCTGTGCACATGATGAAGCGTATAAGCTGAGTATGCAATATGAAACAAAGCCTCCTCTAACTCTCAGGGCTCGACCTCTGCTGGAACGATCACATGGACACACTGCAATCACATTCAGTTTTAACATCAGCTTTAGTGATTCACTCTGTCATGAGAGGAGCACGGACCATTGCTTCCATATCAACTACAGATTTTTTTCCTGCCTCAGTAAATGAGCGGTTTTGTTCAGTACATATCTACCACATCTACTACTGCTGAAATTAGCATGGTACATGAACAAAGTTCTAAATAATCTTGGAAAATTACATCTGACCCCCATCTTTTCAGGTGGCATATTATTATTTCTGGAAATCAGTGTCATGGTATAGATTGTAAGGGCAATTTGGCAGCAAATTTGACAAAGTAGCTGCACTAACTGTCACAAGCtcaaaacacttaaaataacTGAATACTAATGGAAGTTAAAAAATAGGAATTGGCAACGAATACATTAGCTGGCCACACATTTAGACTAAAAGACTAGTGATGCATGTTAGAACAAAATGGGTCAAACTTTCAGCAGCTCATTATCAAGGAGGGGTTCAagtaattgtattattttttagtttaattGTGACTGTCTGTTTTGTAATAACAGACCCCCCCTTCCTCCCAAAAAAAAGACATGATTGCATTATGGGGCTAAAATAAACTTCATTACAAccagtgtatttgtatgtattatAATCGCCTTACAGGCATGTTAAACTATTTAAATATCCTGCCAAACgtttttaaatgtcactttTTTGCCTCTGTTATTTATAATACTTGTGGTACAGCTTATGGGTAGTTTATgtggtttggtttgttttggttATGGTAATGTGATTCATGGTTAAGGTTCCTGTATCTGGATTAACGCCTCTTCATTCTGAATTTCACTTCATGTCTAATTTATGCTTGAAGTGTAATAGAGTACAATTTATGTACTCTATGTAAATTGCAACATGATGCTGATGCAAAATACTATTTAGAATTGATGCTATTGTTTGTACAGTTGATAGTTTGGACTTGCATCTTCATACATTGAAGTATTTCAACTATTTTAAAATGTGgtatatttgaaaaaaaaagatgCAGCATCATAAGCATAAAAATATATCCCTATTCCACTCAACCCTGGATATATCAGATATTACGTATCAAATTACATTGGTATTCAAACTATCTAAAGAAAATGTTATATATTGGGATGTACTGTACATCAAATGTGTATATAATTGtctgtacagtatgtgtatccTAAAAATCttcattttaaaatgcaatGTATGCAAAAAATCAACATACTTCTTTTTACATCTTTGGTTACTCTGCATCTTCTGTTATTCACTTTTTTGCTAAAATACCGTGGTACGAATGTTACGCTATGCACATTTCAGTCAAACTAATAAGAATGCAAATTTAGTTTTTGAGGCCTTTTCTTTGATTTCCCAAAGTCTCTGAAGTACAAGCACTCAGAAACGAATGTGCACAGAGAATTCAGCACTAAAGAAAACACATCAGTGTTTATTAATCCGTTTTATTGTTTGGACTTGTAATGTTCAGTGACCTACATCATGATAAGCTCAGCGTTGTTTTTTATTCTGTAATGAAATTGTTTCAGGCTGTTTTTTTCAGGCCAAACTCTATAAAAAAGCATAGAACTACTCGAGAATGTCAATAAACAATCACTTTCTAATCCATGGCTACTGACTGTTTTGTGAAATACGGTTACGTTTCTgatattaatactattaattaGTATTGATACTCTTCCTCAAGCTCCTGGATCTTTCTTGCCATTTCTTTTCTGAAAGAAACAATGACCAACCaacaaaaacagtatttttcCACTAACATTTTTCAGCAGAATTGTACAGTATTCAGAAATAAAGATTTAATAACAAGCACTTCTGTGTATACATCTTTTTATTATACGGGgcggctaggtgggtagcactgtcgcctcacagcaagaaggtcctgggtttgattccaagctggggcggtccgagtcctttctgtgtgaaatttgcatgttctctcagtgtctgtgtgggtttcctccggaaataCTAaattaactgatgaatcttatagggcaagccgtagcctagtggttaagacagAGGACTAGTAAtacaaaggttgctggttcaagcctcaccactgctaggttgctgatgttgggcccttgagcaaggcccttaaccctcagttgctcagactgtatactgtaatgtaagtcgctttggataaatgtaaatgtaaatgaatcttgtgtaatgagtaactactgtttctgtcatgaacgttaccaaagtgtgtaaaaaattacattaaaataaataagttagcCGTCTTGGTTGTACAAACATCTACTAAGGGTCGTTTGCGGgtttaaaaaacatgtttaagAGCATAAAACAATCCTTAAGGATCCTGTTTATGTGATTTAGTAGTTTCTATGGATAAGAGACGCTGTGTTGTCTTACCCTCACTAGCGTTATTTAATTCGCACCCGTTTTCTAATAACATCCGCTTTCTGTAGCAGTTTTGACAAGCAGTACACCAATGGTAGCACGAAGATGTGGACGTATTAACCAATCAGAGTTTATTATGAAAACGGGTGGGAAAATTTGTAAACGCTGCTGTTGCTGTGGTAATATAGTGAGTTTTGCTGAATGTCGGTAAGAGCTTTTGTAAAAAATGAGCTAGTTTGACTTTTAAAATCATTAGTAATGGTTGTTTACTAGGTTTCGAGCAATTTTTGAGTATTTAAACGTAAAATTCGCGCTGGTTTAATGTAGTCGGTTGTAAGGTTATCAGTTTACTAGTGTGTTAGTTGTTAGTCCATTTGTTGATGTTCAGTTAGATGCCCTCATATATTAGTGAAGGAGAACCACAGTAACACAGTCACAACTGAGCTTTGGTAGTTTTTTCTATACAAGTAAGTAAATCaagcttcatttatttatttattcattttttcacGTAACCTGGTTAGGGTCGCGGCGGGACAGGTGCAGCCCCCAAACCCTGGGGGCAAGGCAGGACCACAGCATGGACATACACTGCAGACCCATTTTAGTGCAGCCAATTCAAGCCTTTGTGCTCAatctgtaaccaaagtgtttggTTTTACAACTGTTCTGTTTTCGatgtgacttacagtactgtgatccccaggtggggcggtccgggtcctttctgtgtggagtttgcatgttctccccgtgtctgcgtgggtttcctccgggtgctccggtttcctcccacagtccaaagacatgcaagtaaggtgaatcggatatactaaattgtccatgactgtgtttgatataaccttgtgaactgatgaatcttgtgtaatgagtaactaccgtttctgtcatgaatgtaaccaaagtgtaaaacatgacgttaaaaacctaataaacaaaacaaacaacaaacagtaCATTGtccaaacaattgagggttaagggccgtgctcaagggcccaacagtggtaacctggcagtgatggggcttgaaccagcgacctttctattactagtccagtaccttaaccactaggctaatgCATTGCATTATTCTGTACTGGTCACTCCTTTTATGCTGTAACCATAATTCAGTGTGTAGGGTCTGTGACTGTTAAACAGAACAATCAATTAACAGATGAAACAAATACAGCCATTTGACAGGTTGAATCGAGACGGATGCAGTAGCTGGAGATTAGTTGAATAAAACTGCTGTACTGGTATCAAACAGTGTGATTTTACACCTATGTGTGATTCTTTTTCAGCATGTTTTAAGTCATGATGGGCGGCCACTTTCCCTGAGCAATGTCTGGCGTTCCTTCCCGACGCGGGATGCTCCAGTCCGAGAGCATTCAGATTTTGTGTCTGACAGCATCCAGTGGGGTTCCACTGTTCTCCCGTGGCTCCTCCAAGCAGCTTCCCTTTTCCATAATCGGCTCCCTGAATGGCGTGCACATGTTTGGTGCTGGTCACGATGCCGTTCTGTCCTGCTGTGAGACGCGGCATGGAGGACAGGTGATCTGGAGAGTGTTCCATGACAGCTTAATGCTTATTGCCGTGAGCAGCCACGCTAACGTGAGCGAGCTGCAGTTGCGCCGGCTACTGGAGAACGTGTGGAACTGCATGGTGCTTGTTTTAGGGCTGGACGAGCTGACCAATGCGCGGAATGTGGAGCGGCTGAAACGGGAGTTGCGATCCTGCTACCGTTTAATCGATGCGCTTCTCGAACGCAGCACGAAACTGGACAGTAAGGGGCTTATGGGAGATTTAACACATTGCGCTGATTGTATTCTGGTTTCTCAACCCTCCGTCCTGCAGGAGGCGCTAGATGCATTCAGCAGGGCTGTTGAAAGCGAGTTCGGCTGCTTGCTTATCGATGGCAGGCTAGCGTTGGGTACGGAGAAATGGTGGCGCCTCGCTCCACAGGAACTCGTCCTTCTTACGACTCTTGTGAATTTGCCTTCTGGAGTAACTTCAAGTGAATA encodes:
- the fuz gene encoding protein fuzzy homolog; protein product: MSGVPSRRGMLQSESIQILCLTASSGVPLFSRGSSKQLPFSIIGSLNGVHMFGAGHDAVLSCCETRHGGQVIWRVFHDSLMLIAVSSHANVSELQLRRLLENVWNCMVLVLGLDELTNARNVERLKRELRSCYRLIDALLERSTKLDSKGLMGDLTHCADCILVSQPSVLQEALDAFSRAVESEFGCLLIDGRLALGTEKWWRLAPQELVLLTTLVNLPSGVTSSEYPVYLPQGSPNVAHRLLCFHLLPGAVVCALCGPKTSLFQAETALVSRFWFPVVENLRSCLKQAEQSALSPSVSLRRDVLALLLINRDSRRSLTTLGPGSSKSRHWELLRLFYTFAETRYFAPEEAPVSVPVPVQSTTTTTDPLHENFSKGFTHQPVHCYLVTDECKCYAIQTPQHQLFLLTDPSLPTFALRSITTQTLDALTTTTGF